The sequence TCATTATTGGGGTTTTCCCAAACCATCCCAAATAACAGACTCTTTGGACAATATTATGACAGCTGTGATAGAAAGTAGAGCATACACGAGACTAAAATGATTTGAGAAATGGACAGACTCGGTAGCTGAGACTCTATTTGGATTTCTGCTCTAGGATATTCATTTTGTTtagaaaatacattcatttttattatttcatttattcctccCAACAATCCAAAAGGAAGCAATTACCCTCGGATAAATAACCGAAGCTAAGTGATGTCAAATAAGTTATTCAACCAAGATCATTCAATTCATAAGTCTCAAAGCCATGCTTTGAACCCGGATTTGTCCAGCAACAAAAACAGTGCTTTTAGAATCAAGAAAGGACACTCTGTAGGGCCACGAAGCTTGTTTCCACCCCAGGGCCTTGGCACTGGCTGATCCCTCCAAGTGGAGACCTCTCCACCCAGATCTTCACATGGGAGGGTCTACTCTGTTACTCGATTTACATCACCTCCAAAGAGAGGTTTTCCCTAATCATCCTACTTAATATAACTCATATGTTGTCCTGGCCTCATGGTACATGGccgtatcccagcactttgggaggctgagaacggaggattccttgaggccaggagtttgagaccagcttgggcaacaaagtgagacccccgcctttaaaaacattttttcaaataataataaccaacatgcacacacacattccccAATTACTTTCCAGGACTTTGCTACTCAAAGTGAGATccagacagcagcagcagcagcatctagCAACCTTGTAGAAATGTGGactccttggccaggcacagtggctcacgtctctaatcccagcactttgggaggccgaggcaggcagatcacaaggtcaagagatcgagaccatcttggccaacatggtgaaaccctgtctctactaaaaatacaaatattggctggacgtggtggtgcgcacctgtagtcccagctactcaggaggctgaggcaggataatcacttgaagcagagattgcaccactgcactccagcctggcaacagagcgagaccccgtctcaaaaaaacagaaaagaaagaggaaatgtgGACTCCCAGGCCCCTCTTCAGACTAGCTGAATCCGAATCTACATGTTAACAAGATCCCTAGATGATCCTGAAGTTTACAAAGCACTACACCACATAGGTGCTGCCCAATAGAAATATGTGAGTCACAAgcgtaattttaaattttctagtagccacattgaAAAGGTAGAAAGAGGTGGACTTAATTGCAAGACGTTTTACTTGATATGAGTataatttcaacatgtaatcaatctAAAATTATTATTGAGTAATTTAGTATTCTGTGTATCTTACACATACAGCACATTtcaatttggacattttgccTATTCAATAGCCACATACAGACAGTAGTTACCATACTGGACAAAACAGCTCTGGGCCAtccattactttatttttctttgtagtctTTATCACCACCAGAATTTGTATTACatattatttggctctttgtttgctGTCTCCACAACCCTCCTACTAAAATCTTAGTTCCAGGAGAACAGGTGCTTCATCTATCTTATTCACCATTTTATCCCCAGTACCTAATACAGTGCACGGCATAtggtagatattttttaaataattgaatgaatgaatgaatgaataaacacaggGTATATGCCTCCTAGTACTTTATGTGTGGTAGTGTGGTACAGGGGAAGAAATCAGCCCTTTGAAATTAGACAGCAGGTTCAAATCTCAGGACAGGCACTGAACAGCCAAGTGACCCTGAGCTAATCATTTACCCTCTCGGAGCCACCTGTAAAGTGGAAATGCTGCTACATATCTCACCATATCATCACAACGCTCAAATGAAATAACACGTCTATAATTGTAGGTAGCACCAATTGCCACAATAGCTGGCATTCAGTAAACACCAATGAAATTCCATCCTTCTCCATTCCCTCCCTAGTTGCCACATGCAAAATATGCTGCTGAGCACTGACCATTTTCCTCTGGGTAGCATAAGCGTGACTTTGTAGAGCATTTTCCTGAGTTACTTTCCCCTAGCCAATGGAATGTGTGTATTCACTGTTGACACTGACGACAACTTAAAACCATGGAAGAGCTCCCaggcactcgggaggctgaggcaggagaatcgcttgaatccgggaggcagaggttgcagtgagccgagattgcgccactgcactccagcctgggcgacagagcaagactccatctcaaaagaaaaaaaaaaaaaaacatgccctGGGTCTGAATGGTTTCCAATATAAAGTGGTCATGGTTACTGTACGCTATGCAAACCATGAGACAGAAAATAGCTCATGTTATCTCTGTCACCTTGATGAGTTCTGCAGTGGCAGCCAGTTGGCCGGGCCTGAGGTCCCATCCCTTAGAAGAGTTTAAAGTCTCTGCCTAGACAGCCTGTAATCAGCTCATTCTGAAAAGTGCATTGTGGCTTTGCCTTTTTtggaaagggagagggaagagggcatgGAGGGTTTAATCTCACCCAATTTATTAATCACTGGCCTGTGTCAATCCACCAAGTGAGGCTCTCTTCTCCGTAGATTTTAACACATGCATCCCAATCCATTAGTCTATCTTGCCCTGAAAATCTGATGCACACGTTCTAATCTCAGATGTATTTTTATATCACATTAGATCAACAGCACAGGAGGAAAGCAAAACCCGGATTTGGAGATAGCTGGAGTGACACTGAAGAACTGAACCTGTAAGGGCTGTTGAGTTGAATATGAGAAAACCCCAAGCCAGCTGTGCAGACAGCAGCCCCAATTTCTTCTTGGCCCTCCCTCTTgctgaaaacacaaaaaccagAAACACTTGCAGAATTCATAGGCTACTGGAAGCacatttaaacaaaataacaataaatgaacaggggaaaaattaaaacctttaaTTAACCTGTGGATCTCTAATCAGTCAAATAGATCCCAGATAGCATACCCGGTATAGGAAGGAACTATACCGTTTAGGTACGGATACCACCATTTAAAAGATGAAGAGTTGGACCAGGAAAGCAGGAGAAAGAGTTTCTGATACTGGAATCAATGCCACTGATCAGTGCCATCTGATACCGAGTCAATGCCACTGTTTCCTTTTCTACAATACAGTGAGAATGCTGACCCTCTTCCTATACAGGAGTGAGAGAGGAGTCTGAAGAGATAGATGGAACTGATGAAAATTTCACAAATGCCTCAAAGCACCGCTGTCTGTGGTAAGGCTGGAGAGTGGTCCAAAGCAGTCCCAGCACACTCAGATCCTGTGGGTCCAACGGGTCTTCCCAAAAGCGGAGCTGGGGGGCTAATGATTCCCTCTATGTTAGACAGACATGTATTGGCAGGAAGCTTGTTCCTAAGAGAATTTTGTGTCCAGTGCTTTCAATCAGCACCACTGGACTAGATGCTGGGGTGGGGATGAAGGACACAGAGATACCACATGGTCCCCTTAAGTGAGGACCAGGGGAATCTTGCTCTATCCACACCTCTTCACTTTAACAGTTCTGTGACTGGCTACCAAATATGACACCGAGTCCCAAATACCACAAGCATTGGTTGGGAGTAGAAGGCTGGGCATACCACAGCGCTGGGATAATATATTCAGGAGCCACGTCAAACAACGTAGTTTCTATACCTTCTCTTCCTAACATCAGCATAAAGGAATCTAGGAAAATCTGGCATCTTCTATTCTTTCATTCGGAAAACTCTCCAGACCCGGTGATGGGACTTCCTTATACACATTCCACCACACATCCTTCATTAACTTTATTTTAAGTCACCCAAATAAAACACCCCCCGCCCTCTATTTCCAGCTGCCACAAACCCAAACACCTCAGATCTCGGAAAGATTTGATCTTTCTGCCTCCCTGAAGGGGCATTTGACAATTCTCATAATTCTAAaattagaattggaaaaaaaaaaaaaacgcaattACCCTCATAAGGCCAAAGCTACCCCACAGAAAAAACCAGAGCATTCCTACAACCAGCAATTAAACAACTAAAACCTTCCCAGACATCATGCCCCTTCTTTATTTTGCTGTTGCTGCATTAATCATCCTAACACCTTTTTAATTATAATCACAAACTGGAAGCCATGGCTTCTGATGTTATAAATACTGATTTTCCAGTTAAATTAGGCATTTGCTGTTTTATGTTTTGATAGGAAGGGGCTGTTTGAAGCCTCCTAAAATACTGCAATTAGTTCTCTCTGTTGAAACAGACAAGACATTAACAGACACGTTTGCCGCTTCCCTGTAATGTGCTGGAATGTTTATGCCTAAGTGTACTTCTCTCAAGCTTTTAAAGCAtaaggcatatttttaaaagtggaagaaaTCAATCATAATGCacacatttattatgtatttctgAAGTTAAGTTATTTCTAAAACTTTCCCAGGCTGTAATTTAAACCTAGAAAGCACATCTCCTCAACGGGCAGGCAACCTGTCAGGAAACAATCTTTATTTTACCTATTGGCTCTGCTAAGATGATAACATCACTTTAGCTGACAAAGGCTGTGTTTCTGTTTGACAATTGCAATTAATTACcgaaatgcaatggagatggagCCAGCCATGCAGATCTGTTAACCAGAAAGATATAaaacaggaggaaagagagaaagagaaaaaaaaaaggcgaaGGAGGTTTGCGTTTGGGGCATCTGCACCAGTGCCGTTTAACATGTTATGGCTGGCAGGAAAGCTggattattaatttgttttaccTGCACTTAACTTTCTagtcctctctcctccctttctctcaccACCGGCAGACGGTAGGAAAGGAGGGAGATGAACATCTCACAAGACAGAAGCTCCAATCTGTTGCAAGGAGGCGGAGATTAGACAGGGCACGGTCTGGGGCATAAAAACTCTCAGGGCACCAACTGTCATGCAGACATTGAGGCTTCTGGTGCAAAATCAACTCCGTGCTCATTCAGCCAAGGGGGATGGAAAGTTACGGAGGTGGGAGGCATCCTTTCTTTACTGGAAGGCCAAAACGCCAGCATGATCTTTGTAACTGTTCCCTATTCATTTTGCTCTGGCCTTAACACTCTAAAGTTGAATTCCAGCCACGCAAATGGGTTTGAGGGTGATTTTAAGAGATTCCAGGAGACCTCAAATCCCCTTAGTCAATTTAGCCATCCTGTCTCACTCCTCAGCGTCCTCAGCCCAGAATCCCAGAACCCCGCAAGAGCCTGGGTTGGGAAACACCCGGCAGGCACGAGGGCTGGGGGTTCCCAGGCTTGGAGCCGGGCAGATTCAGACAGCACCTCTTGGATGAGGAGCGCgggaggcagggcagggtgaCACCTCCTTCCCTCGCTCTGAAATAAAGTGATCTTTCGCTGGAGTCCAGCCCTCTCAGCCGATCCCCCTAAGCAACGCCGCCAGGGTTTGCAGAGCCCTCGCGGGGGCTTGGGCCTCTCGGGACGGCGCCTGGATGCTCGAAGGGCGTGGAAAGCCGCGGCTTCCCCTCCGCGTCTCCCCCACGCGTCTCCACCAGCCCGCGGAGCCCAGGGTCCTACCTGTACCACTCCAATCCCTTTTCGTAGTTCCTGTCGAAGAAGTGCGGCTCTACGCCCACCGCCCGCACGTCCGGGTGTACGCGGATCGCCTCCAGCAGCGCGCGGGTCCCTCCTTTCTTGACCCCGATGATGAGCGCCTGTGGCAGCTTCTTCTCCCCATAGTCGGGGGTGCTGACGGTGCCGCCCCTCTCGCTGCTCCCGTTGGCCGCTCTCCGGCCTGCGAGATCCTCGTCGGTGGTGCTGGACTCTTGCGCTTCCCTCTCCGGCAGCGCGCTCTGAGCCGTGATCATCTCGCTGGGGGCCAGCGGGGTCCGGAGCCAGGCGTCCCGGGCGCCTCCGCCGCCGCTCGGCAGCCCCCAGCCGTCGGTCCCGGGGGCGGCTGGCTGCTCTGGGGGCTCGGGCGGCTCCCCGCGGCTCGCGTTGTCCAGCGGTGGAGAGGAGGGTGGCTGTGAGGGGGCGCCGAGGCGCACTGGGGGAGGCAGCAGAGAGGGTGGCGGCGGGCTCGGCGGGGGCTCGGCGGCGGCGCCCGGCGACTCCTGCAGCGCCAGGGGAAATTGCAGGGAGCCCGAGCCGCCCAGGAGGCTGTAGCACAGGTAGGTGACAGACAGGGACAAGGTGCACATAAAAAGCAGCTTGCGCGCCGGCGGCCCCTTAGCAGAGGcgccgggcggcggcggcgcggccagaggtggaggcggaggcggaggcggaggagGTGCGGGCCACCGGGCCATCGCGGCTCCCGGctcgcggcggcggcggcggcggcggcggcagcccCCGGCGCTGCCCGGACATGGTTTCAGCCgccgcctccgccgccgccgccgccgccgccgccgccgccgctgcccaGCCGCCCCGGCTGCATGAAGCGACGCCGCTGCGCCCCCGGCCCTGGCCGCTGTCCCGCTGCGCCAGCGGGGAGCCCGGCCGCATGGCCCCCCGCCCCACGCTGCCCGCCGAGTCCGGGTGGCCCCCCCACCACCGCCCCCCCCTCAGCCTCAGGCAAGGGGACCGAGGGGGGCGCGCGGACCCGCCGGCGGCACCTGCTCCGTCTGCAGCGCCCCCGCTTCCCCGGCTCCGCCGcggctcctgcttcagcctctgccgccgccgccgcgcgctGTTGCAGCCCGGAGTTCCTTCCCCGCTGCTAACTTTCTGCCGGGAGAGAGGAGAGGCgcggaggggaggaggagggggccgGGCGCGCGCCCGGCGCCGCCGAGGGAAGGGGGATGCGCCTCGCGCGCGCCTGCGAAGGGGGGCGCGGGAGCGGAGGCGTGCGCTAGGGCTGGGGCACCCGGGagaactgagatcgtgccccccagccccccagcacACACGCACTTGGGATGTTCCCCACCCCACCTCGCGTACTCGCCTCCCTTGGGAGCTCGGGACGCCGTGTTCTCCATTCCTTTGCCCCAGTACTTTTAGAGAGGTAAAGCCCAACGCCTGCCGCCGGTGCCGCGCACCGGGAGCTGGAAGACAGCGGGTGACGAAGCTCTCGCTTCCGCTTTTCCCCTGGGACTCCAACTCAGCCCATCCCCGACCCTCCCTTCTCTCGCCCGGGATATCCTCCTGCATTCGGTCCAGGAGTGAATCCTTCTCTACAACCGCTTTCCCATCCCAACTTCCATCTTTCCAGCCACCCCCGCCCCCACATCTTCTCTTGAAGCTCTTGATGGGTGGAGCTTTGACACAAGCCCCCAGGTTTCCCAGTCCCAGAGCTTTTCCCTCTGTCCCATCACCAGGTGACAACACTTTCTGCTTCAAGAGATGAGGCTGACACCCTTAatcacaggtgcacacccttAATCACAGGTGCACACACCTGCGCCTCTTCGAGGGCATTGCCACTAACGGAGTTCACGGTTTCCTGGACTGAAATAGTGTGGGACCACTGTCGCTCTGAACACCTAATAAGCGGAGACAAGCTGAGTTGCAGGGTGTCTGTGCATCGGCTCGCTGAaattttttaagtgtattttGTTTGCAGAGAGATCTCCACCCCTCACCTCCCTCTCCTGGGAGAAAATGGTAAACATCAGAAGGCTTTGGAAGATTCACAACTAGACTTTGTTTCCTGTTGCATTTTGCTCAGGGAAGTGAGGGAAatgggagaaagagacagagtgaTCAACTGAGGCACTCCAGCAAACTCTGCTTTCTGCGACCGGGGCTGGCTCTGCACAGAGCTCTGCCAGGTGCCTCCTGGGGGTGGCTCTAGTGAGTACCATTTGCCCCCCAGCCACGGCTGGGTGCCTGACGGGGCTGCTTTCCCCTTGTTGGCTGCTGTGGCTGGCATCTCCAGTTTTGTTTGATCACATAATAGGAAAACCAgttgaaagaaaatgtatataatgtCTAAATATTAACGAGATACCTAgtgccaaagagaaaaaaaaaatgttaatcaaataaGATAAAGAACACAGACTTTTCCCTGAGTGAACAAAAGCTCACTGCTGCTCTCAGCTGGACACGAGTTTCCTTCACTGCAGCTTTTAGTTCAGATAAAGattattcttttataatatattttttgtgATACACTGGAGACCTCTGAAATGCAGAGTCTGGTGTCCTGtaaatcattctgtgtaactagGGATGCTTTTTCAAACACCACACAACTGCATTACTGTAATGTCAGTGGGAAGGGGCCAACTGGAACCGAGAGAAACACAAGCACGGCCCAGCCCTCCTTGTGCTCCGAGCCGTGCTCCAAGGTGGTCATCCAGGAAGCCTGGGTTGCGACAGATACTGCCTTGTCAGGGACAGTCTCTCTTTCAAGGCCCAGGCACTAGGATGTCCGGCATATGGCCCAGGTCCTCCTTGCAGTTCCTGCCTAGCACCCAAACTTTTCTATCTCCCCTCTCAGCAATCCAAACGAATCTGCTCCATGCCCAGTTTTACTAAAGATGTGCTCTCAAATTTGGAAAGATTTTGATAAAACGGTATCAAAACCAACGGTGGCAAATGGAGCTCTGAATGTGGCCAGCACAGTGATATTAAGAAATGTAAACTGGCTGCAATAGTTTAAACTGGGGGCTttcccaaaaaaggaaaaaaaaataaaaaaacaccttGGAGAGGACGTTACTGTTGAAAAATCAGCAGATCCTGAACTTTGAGCCCCTCAGTCAGAGCTGAGAAGTAGAGCGAACATGCTGCCGTTTTCACAGTGCTCATACAAGTTGCCCCCACACACATATTTATGTCACTTGCCTTGACACTGCTAGTAAGGACATTTCTCAGTATCCCTTTTGCCTCCAATCCTCAAATAGTAACGCTTTAATAACAAACTCTTGAAAGAATAGAGCCCCTTTGGTAAAATGTCAGGCCCACAAGTGATAGGGAGGAGGCGGGCTTTTTTGGAGAGGAACTTTGTAAATTTCACACTTAGGCAGTTGCCTATTTTTTATCTACTTTTGAGCCAGGCTTTTTCTAGGAGCAAGTCCTTGAGAAACCTACAATGAAAAGTGGGAGCTACCTACACAGGGCGAACTCCGACGTCATCCAGCCATTCCCAATGGATCTGAAGACTCAATGGAAGATAGTTTTCTGTCTCCCCTGCCAACACCCACAGAATTCCTCTAACTGGTCTCCTGGCCTCACTCTGCCTCATTTCTATTCATCCTAGACAACAATAGCAGATCAATGTTTCTCAGGCAATGTTTTTTTAGCTCTACCAATGTACCCCCGACTCAAAAAACCGTTATCTCACTACCTAACTAATAAACTCCAACCTCTTTACCTTGGTACTCAAGATTCCCCCTACCTTTGGTGTATCTCCCAGTCCTGCCAAACCAAACAGTGCATGCTGTCCAAACATACACACTgcattcttctcttctttctccgtAGTATCAGATGATAGCATTCAAGCAAAGCTGTCATTTGCTAGCTAAGTGGCTTTTGGACAGGTCATtttacctctctcagcctcagtttctgcatgtATACGTTATGGATAAgactcacctcaaattgtttttataaagaattaaattgaattagCTAGAATATGCAAAAATCCCTGGCTCCCTGCCCGACATGGGGTGGCTACCAATAATTATTCAAATCTAAATATTGGCCCATGccatgctctgcttccttttcctattaaaactttaaaactttattcTTGAAAAATATGTGTGTACTCTTTCTTCAAAACTATCCCAGTGTATCAGCTAAAGTTCTTCAAAACTATCCCAGTGTATCAGCTAAAGTTCACTGTCCTAAGATGTTCTGTTTGTAGCATTTATAATGTCAAGTCTAATGCCTTCTGGAGTATTGGtaaagttttaggtttttttgtttgcttattttctataaaataaaatcgcTGGAAGGATTCATAGTAACTCAAATAActaaagggaattttaaaaaatcaacaaacaacaaaaattggGTTTGGGAAGGACAGTACAGTGTGTGGTGGTCATTACTGACATTCGTCAAATATTGTCCAGTCTCCTTGTGGACATCTGGTAGGGATATACTTCCCTGGCCCCTTAAAGTTAGGTGTGACTATGTGCTGCTCTGGCTACTGAAATATGAACGGAAGTGAGGTTTGTCCCTTCCAGGCAGAAGCCTTGAGGGGCAGGAGGAGATTTGCCAGGGTC comes from Symphalangus syndactylus isolate Jambi chromosome 11, NHGRI_mSymSyn1-v2.1_pri, whole genome shotgun sequence and encodes:
- the HS3ST4 gene encoding heparan sulfate glucosamine 3-O-sulfotransferase 4, with amino-acid sequence MARWPAPPPPPPPPPPLAAPPPPGASAKGPPARKLLFMCTLSLSVTYLCYSLLGGSGSLQFPLALQESPGAAAEPPPSPPPPSLLPPPVRLGAPSQPPSSPPLDNASRGEPPEPPEQPAAPGTDGWGLPSGGGGARDAWLRTPLAPSEMITAQSALPEREAQESSTTDEDLAGRRAANGSSERGGTVSTPDYGEKKLPQALIIGVKKGGTRALLEAIRVHPDVRAVGVEPHFFDRNYEKGLEWYRNVMPKTLDGQITMEKTPSYFVTNEAPKRIHSMAKDIKLIVVVRNPVTRAISDYTQTLSKKPEIPTFEVLAFKNRTLGLIDASWSAIRIGIYALHLENWLQYFPLSQILFVSGERLIVDPAGEMAKVQDFLGLKRVVTEKHFYFNKTKGFPCLKKPEDGSAPRCLGKSKGRTHPRIDPDVIHRLRKFYKPFNMMFYQMTGQDFQWEQEEGDK